The nucleotide sequence TTGGCGGTTTCTGTAAAACTCCAGTCACTTGGCATAACAGAAATACCGGAGACAGAGGTCGAGTCACTGCTAGAAACCCTCAAATCAAGGTTGAATACATGGCAGGAGCAGGCAAATAAAAAGGAAGAAATCGAAAGACAGATTGCAGCAATCGACAGTGAGATAAAGCGTCTGGATGCCGTGATTGAAACACAATTTAAGGCCTTCACTGAAAAGAGGGAAAAGCTCAAACAGCAAAAAAAGGACCTAAGTGATATAACAGAAAAGCGAAAACAATTGTACGACGACAAAAAGCCTGATGATGAACAAGCTCGCCTGAATGAAGCGATTGCTGATGCCGAGGAGGCAGAGAAGGAAGCCAGAAACCAGAACACTGCACTGCAACAAAAACTGACAACGGCCAAGGCGTATGTTGACTCCCTAAAGAAGCGAATCGAGAAAAGAAAACCCGAATTAGAAAATGCGGAAAACGACTTTTCAGCCGTTCTGATTCCAACAGGCTTTCCAGATGAGAAAGCCTTCCTCGAAGCCAGACTATCACAGGAAGATCGGGAATCTTTGGCTTCACAGTCCAAAGAGCTTGAGGACGCAAAAACAGAGCTTAGAACCAGACAGAAAGACCAGGAGAAGCGTTTGGCCACGGAAATTGCTAAAATGCTCACGGACAAGACGCTTGATGAACTGGAACAAGAGAGCAAAGAATTGCAAGAATCCCTGGAAGAATTACGCAATTCCATCGCAGGTTCCAAGCACAAGTTGAGTGAAAACGCGGCCGCCAAAGTAAAAATAATTGACAAGCAATCTGCTGTCGAAGCTCAGAAAAATGAGTGCCATCGCTGGGAGAAATTACACGACCTAATCGGCTCAGCCGATGGAAAAAAGTATCGTACCTTTGCCCAAGGACTTACCTTTGAATTGATGGTAGGTCATGCCAATCGTCAGCTGGAGAAAATGACCGACCGCTACCTACTGATCAGAGATGAATCACAACCCCTGGAACTGAATGTGGTTGATAATTATCAAGCAGGGGAGATCCGTTCAACCAGGAACCTCTCTGGTGGGGAGAGTTTCATCGTCAGCCTTACACTTGCTCTTGGACTATCACGTATGGCGAGCAGAAAGGTTAGGGTGGATTCACTATTTCTTGATGAAGGATTCGGCTCCCTTGATGAGGAAACCTTGGAAACAGCACTGGAGTCGTTATCTGCGCTGCAGCAAGAAGGAAAACTCATCGGCATCATCAGCCATGTCTCTGCACTGAAAGAGCGAATCAGCACGCAGATTTCGATCACTCCTCTCTCTGGAGGACGTAGTACGCTCAGTGGACCGGGCTGTACCAAACAGTAAGCGTCTCACTCTTATCTTTGATGAAATACATGGAGTTATGAAATGAATGCAACACAAAAAGAACAGACAAAGAGTACCCATTTGGATCTGTCCATTGCGGTAATTGGGGTTTTCTTTTCACTCTTGATTATTGTCTGGTTTAACAAATATGTGTTGATGCAGCTTCCACTGGGTATGAGAATGATACTGTTGATTGTTTCACAGTGGTTGATAGTAATTGTTCCAATACTGTTGATAAAAATGAGGCATGAGAAGATACGACACTTCTGGGATTCGGAAGCAAGTAATTCTCAACAGATACTTACTGGCATACTACTTGCTCTTGCTATGTCTTTCCTTTTTACTGTAGTCCCAATCCTACTTGGCTTCAAGGAGATGGTCGGGAGCACAAGCTATACGAAACCCTGGCAATTTGCTTATGATCTTATATATTCTCTAGTTGCAGTTGCATTGGCAGAAGAGTTTGTTTTTCGAGGATATCTCTTCCATAAACTGATGGAGATCAAGCAATCAAAATGGTTTGCAATTCTTGTTTCATCACTTCTTTTTGGACTTTTCCATAGCTTTCAAGGTGATGTTCTTCAGGTTATTGTGACCACATTTCTTGGCCTTCTTCTCTGTCTTCTTCGGGAAAAAATAAAATCCTGCTCACTCCTTTCCTTGGTAATCATCCATGGATTGTATGACACCCTTATCACACTCTGGGTAGCCGTATTGTAATTGTGAACAAATATAGACAACATTGTCTATCTGCTGATGACTCCTTGTATTGCAATTATTGAATAAGCAGAAAAATCTCATTACACTAGCAATCTGTAAAGTGAATGATGACTATGTTGTCATGGTTCACAGATGAATTACGGATAACTATGGTTAGTGTTTCGTAGAAGGATAATACATGTTACTTCCGATTCTTGCCGTCATAGGCGGCCTTATTGTACTGGTATTGAGTTCAGACAGATTTGTTGATGGTGCTGCAACTACTGCACGCCATTTTGGCATGCCCTCCCTCCTGATTGGAATGGTCATTGTAGGATTTGGTACCAGTGCACCGGAAATGGTGGTCTCCACACTTTCAGCAATACAAGGTAGCCCAGGCATAGCATTGGGAAATGCATATGGATCCAATATAGCCAATATTGGGCTCATTCTCGGAATTACTGCCATTATAAGTCCAATTACAGTGAGTTCAAAGATCTTGAAAAAAGAGTTACCCATACTCTCACTACTTACGCTTATCTCATTTGCATTACTGTTTGATTTGAATATCTCTCACTTTGATGCAGCGTTAATTTTGGTATTATTCGCACTCTTGATGTTCTGGAGTGTGTACCAAGGATTGAAGTACGGTAACGACCGACTCGCTGAAGAGATCGATGAAGAAGTTCCGAGCCCGTTATCAATGAAACGAGCCGTACTCTATCTAATTTTTGGGCTCTTGTTTTTAATTCTTAGTTCCAGGGTCCTGGTATGGGGCGCAGTGGAGATTGCAAGATACTTTGGGGTCAGTGATTTGATCATCGGACTTACCATTGTCGCTATGGGAACCAGTCTTCCTGAACTCGCTTCATCGATTCTCGCTGCCCAGAAAGGGGAGCATGATATCGCGCTCGGAAATGTTATCGGGTCCAACCTGTTCAATACCACCGCTGTCGTTGGCATCGCAGGAGCAATTCATCCATTTGCTATTGATCCAATGGTCGTTTCAAGAGATATACTTGTCATGTCATTGCTTACTCTTAGTCTTTTTGTAATCGGATACCGATTTAAGAAGGATAGGCAAGGTCGTATTAACCGCTTTGAAGGAATGGGCTTATTGCTCTGTTATTTTGGATACACGGCCTACCTAATCCAATCCACGCTTATATAAGCCTTTCTCATACCTTCAGCTGTTTACCATGCTCCAAGGGATAATGGAGTCGATCAAAGAGAGGGAATCCTTCCAATGCATGCTCAACTTCCATGATATAGCGATGAATATCATAGTCAACTCTACGGTGAATACACCTGATGTTGGTATCCTCAATATCCACAAGAGCATAGCTAGGTCGAACATCGCCATCAAATGAATAGCCTACAGCCCCAGGATTAATGAATCTGATACCATCACGTTGGAAGTCTGCGGGAATATGCGTATGGGCACTGAAAATCAAGTCCACTTTCTCTTCTGCAAGTTTCTTTGAAAGTCCTGGGGAAAATGGAGTATCCTTTGCAATACCTTCATTATCATCATAGGGAGTTCCATGACAACAAATGAGGGAGACACCCTCAATCTCCAGTCGTTCCACAGAAGGAAGGCTGGAAAGCTTTTCCTTGGCTTTTTGATGCATCCTAATGGAAGTGTATTTCAGAAGCTTCAATATCTGGGCGTCATGTTCACTCTTGACGGGAAATGCCTTGAGATTCTCTAAATAAACGTCTGTGTTTCCTTTGATCATAACCAAAGGGTTTTGTTCCATGAGCAGATCAAAACAAAGCTGGGGATCAAGGCCCATAACCACCAAATCGCCTAAGAAAACAACCTGGTCAGCTTTGGAGGCCTTGGCATCATTTAATACTGCTTCAAAAGCACGGATATTTCCATGAATATCACCAAGTACGGCTAATCTCACTGCTGCCACCTCCTAAATGTGTTATATGAATTTTACCATAGGCACAATTTGATTAAAACTACGCAGGCATTCGGTTTTGATCAAATTCTTGTTTTAATATGCTTAATTTATATACATCAGCCAACTTAACATTTTGATATCATCAAATCCAGTGTGTTTTCTACGATTTTGATTCAAGTAATGGTAATATCATATTCTGTTGAGCAAGTTGCACACTTTCAAGACCACGTTGACTTAAGTGGGTGTATAGATTGCTCAACTGTTCACTCGTGTGACCAATAGTCATTCGCAGCACATGTTCATCTACAGTACCACGGAGGAGCGTATTGGCCATGTGTCTCAATGAATGAAAGGTAATATTCCTTTCCTGAAGCGTTTTCTTATCAAAAACCCCACTGCGTACCAACTCCTGTTGAAAACGTTCAGAAAAATAATGGCTTGAAACAAATGCCCCATGTTTCTTGCTCCAGAACACCAGAGTATGGACTTGAGAGAATGGATTTTCCAATGCCAAGGACCTGAGTTCGTCACATACAAAAGTGGGGCAGGGTACCATCCTTGTTCTTTTTCCTTTTGGCACCTTCAACCCAGCTCTATCTGCATAAGCCTGAGATATGGTGATCATTCCATCTCCAATCGCTTCCAAACACAAACCACGTAACTCACCGGATCGCATACCAGTCAGTAGAGCCAAAAGACATGCCAGATAGATTCTTTTTTCACTATGTACTTTTGCATATTGCATGAAAGTAGATAACTCTTGTTCACTAAGTATGCCTCGCTCCTGATGCTGAGCAGCAAGTCCCTGTATACTCAATACCACAGAGGAAGGAACAAGGCTTTTTCTCTGTGCTTCACGGAGTGCGACGAGTATGGTGGTCATCGCCATATTAATTGTCGTATTACAAATTGCACCTTCCTGCACCAATTCAAGCTGTATTCGCTCGAGTTCAGCTAATGTTACTTTTGATAGCAACAAATTCGTGTAGACTCGAGGAAAGACGTGGTTTTCAAGGAGGTTCAACCGTGTGGCAAGGTAATCGGGAGAAATTGACCCGGGATCCAGAATATTTCTTCGTTTAGCATATTCACTTGTTTCCCAGGTATAGAAATCTCTAAGATAGCTTATCAGTGTTTGCTCAGTTTCTTCTGAGAATATAATCCCTGCGTCCAAAGCCTTATAACAGATACGTATAGCTTCATCCCTTCTCTTGATCGGTGTGGTTTCAAATATTCCCAAACGTTTTCTCAGCATCTCCACACTCTTCTTGTTCGTTCGTTTTCCAGTGTCCGGTTCACGAAACAATGCGTAATAATAAGTTCTTTCGCCCCTCAATATCCTACATAAGGTAAATGGTGCTGGACTAGCCATAGCAGCTCCTTGGATTTATAGTTTGTTCAACCTTTTGTTCAATCGTATAAAATTGTTCATTTTTGCACTTACTGTATGTAATCTTTTATACCTATAATTTATAATACTTTATTATCTTTATAATGTCTATACAAAATACCTATACTACTTACTGTGTCACAGTAAGTAGGTTATATGTATATAAATATTTATATATTGTATGTTACTTGGTTATACGTTGAAATTTCTTTTTTGTTTATTATTATATTTTATAATTTATATATTTATTATTATAACTTTATTTTATTTATTATATTTTCGATGTTATTAATGTCATTTTTTATATTTTTACAAATCTTAATTACCATATTTACAATATTTTTTATTTTAATGTTTATTTTTATCCTGCATATTTATTTTTTCAATTTTATTTATATTTATTATTTTATGCTTTTCTATTTTTTTATACATTATTATGCTTTTTTATATTGACGTTTTCGTATTTTTTGTATTTTACAATAACAGACCTGCGTTTCCCTCAAGATTTTCTATTCAGTAATCAAGCTGAAGATTTTAATACAATAGGAAAGTCCTGTTATGTATTGTATGAATTGTTCATGGAGAAAGAGACAACAAAAAACCACCAGGAAGAATGATCCTGATGGTTGTCTATCGAATGATTGGTATTAGTATTGCAGTTGCTTCAATTCTCGTCGTGTATCACGATTTAAATCTCGTTCCTTGACAACAGCCCGCTTGTCATGTAACTGCTTACCTCTACAAAGAGAAATCTGTACCTTCACGAGGTTTCCCTTCAGGTAGATGGAAGTAGGAACCAGAGTAAAACCTTTCTCAATAACTTTTCGCTTAAGCCGCTTGATCTCAGCTTTGTGGGCTAAGAGACGACGATTACGATTGGGTTCATGGTTGTTGATATTACCATGGGTATAGGGCTGTATAGTCAGACCAACCAGGGTTAGACCCAGCTTGTCGACAGACACATAACTATCAGTAAAACTGAAACGACCATCTCTAATGGATTTCACCTCTGTACCTGCAAGTGATATACCACACTCGAGATCTTCAATAACCTCATAGTTGAAGTAGGCTTTTTTGTTCTTCTGTAGAAGTTTAAATTTATTTCTATCTTGTTTCATCTATTCATACCACGCAACACGGAATCCAATTTGGTCCCCACAGGCATCTGGCTCAATTACACCGACCGTGTGTGCGGTGATTGTCTGGGGATCGTTCAGGTAACTGCCACCTTTCACGATGGGCTGCATTCTCAAAGAGAACGCATTGTGTAAGGCTATACTCTCCTCATAGCCGGAAAGACGGGAAAGGGGAATGTACGGCGTCTGTGTAAGTTCCCAAACACCTCCCAACAGTGATACAGGTCCGCTGCTTATATCTGGGGAAGGGGAGAGGGACGTTGTATAGTCTAATTCATTCTGCTGAAGTACAGCAAGACTCCACATTGCCTCCGTTGGGAGGAATACCTCTTTTCCAGTCTTTTCAGACAGCCAAGAGCAGAAAGCTTCAGCTGCATAGTAACTCACATTGAAAACCGGCCTACTTGTAACAAATACGGATGAAATGGTCATCCCTTGCATATAGGAGTCATCCACCAATCCCTTGCTCATCAACTCATCCTTATTACTCTTTTCCCAATAGGGATTGTCTTCCAGGAATAACGCCCACTGGTACTGGCTGATCTCTGTTGCTCCAAGGGCGAAGGAGGGAACGTTTACAGACACTCCTGCTTCATTGATCTCAGGATACTGGGAAGGAGTTTCCTTACCCATAACGAAGGAAGTAGATGGATAGGTGAATCCAGAAAGATGGAAGTCACCATAGGAAAGTGAACGCTTTTCAGGCAGAAGAGATGGAACGCTCGAAGCAAGTCCTAGCCCTGAATCTGTCTCATGCAATAGAACCTGTTCTGCAATTCTGATGATCTCACGCATGGAATCGCTCATCTCAACAGCTTCAAGTGCTGCTTTCGCTTCCAAGAGCATGGTCTCATTACTTATAAACCGTAAAGCTGTTTCGATGGTTGCATCGATTCTATCTTGATCAAAATCGAGTGCTTGTACATCCTGAATCAAATTTGTAAAGAGTGGACGGCTCCTAGTAACACTGTCATAGCTGAGAATTGCACTGGCATCTGCGATTTCCTGTAGATTGAACCGGTTGATAGCCATCTTTCTTTCAGCATCCAAAGAGAGTGACGGAAGGGGAGCCTCTAGTTTTCGATGGAAAAGCCAAGTCAAAAAGACAGGATGGTCTACATCCAGCGAATAGGAAGCATAGGGAATACCTCCCTTCATCAGAACCACCTCATGGTTTCCACTCTCAATAAAATGTTGATAACCAATCGCTCCAACATAACTGCCATCAACTACCACTCCGCTCTCACTGAGTTGCCCATGAAATGTGACGTATCGACCTCCCTTGGTGATTCCTGGGAAGAAGGCAATAAAGAAGATTGCCGCTGCCAAGACAATGATAAGCAGTATCAGGATGAGAACACCCGGCCTCAGCCCAAATAGGTGGGGCAATTGCACCTGATCAACTTCAGGTAGTTCGATTCGTCGTTTCATACACGATAAGGTATCTTTCTGGTGTTCTCTTGTCAACTGAACTCTATTGTGATAGCTTGCTTCCTATGGAATCATTATTGGGTTTTCTTGAAAAACATACGGTACGCATCCTTACTCATCGCAAGGCAGTGAAAGCCTATGAGATGTCCCAGAAGACCAAACGCACCTTTATTGGTGAAGTAAAAGGCTGGGTGGATGCTTTGGTATTTGCGGTATTTGCTGTATTACTCATCAACCAATATATCTTCCAACTCTTTGTCATACCATCCCCCTCCATGGTATCCACACTAAACGTTGGAGACAGGGTATTTGTGAGCAAAACCATCTATGGAATTGAAGTATATCCCGGTGGGCCGAAAATATTCTCAGCCAATAGGAAGGTACAGAGGGACGATATCATAACCTTCTATAATCCTGAATATGATTCCAAGGGACCCGTATTCGATATACTTTCCCAAATTATCTACATGGGTAC is from uncultured Sphaerochaeta sp. and encodes:
- a CDS encoding type II CAAX endopeptidase family protein; protein product: MNATQKEQTKSTHLDLSIAVIGVFFSLLIIVWFNKYVLMQLPLGMRMILLIVSQWLIVIVPILLIKMRHEKIRHFWDSEASNSQQILTGILLALAMSFLFTVVPILLGFKEMVGSTSYTKPWQFAYDLIYSLVAVALAEEFVFRGYLFHKLMEIKQSKWFAILVSSLLFGLFHSFQGDVLQVIVTTFLGLLLCLLREKIKSCSLLSLVIIHGLYDTLITLWVAVL
- a CDS encoding calcium/sodium antiporter, whose translation is MLLPILAVIGGLIVLVLSSDRFVDGAATTARHFGMPSLLIGMVIVGFGTSAPEMVVSTLSAIQGSPGIALGNAYGSNIANIGLILGITAIISPITVSSKILKKELPILSLLTLISFALLFDLNISHFDAALILVLFALLMFWSVYQGLKYGNDRLAEEIDEEVPSPLSMKRAVLYLIFGLLFLILSSRVLVWGAVEIARYFGVSDLIIGLTIVAMGTSLPELASSILAAQKGEHDIALGNVIGSNLFNTTAVVGIAGAIHPFAIDPMVVSRDILVMSLLTLSLFVIGYRFKKDRQGRINRFEGMGLLLCYFGYTAYLIQSTLI
- a CDS encoding YfcE family phosphodiesterase, with product MRLAVLGDIHGNIRAFEAVLNDAKASKADQVVFLGDLVVMGLDPQLCFDLLMEQNPLVMIKGNTDVYLENLKAFPVKSEHDAQILKLLKYTSIRMHQKAKEKLSSLPSVERLEIEGVSLICCHGTPYDDNEGIAKDTPFSPGLSKKLAEEKVDLIFSAHTHIPADFQRDGIRFINPGAVGYSFDGDVRPSYALVDIEDTNIRCIHRRVDYDIHRYIMEVEHALEGFPLFDRLHYPLEHGKQLKV
- a CDS encoding tyrosine-type recombinase/integrase, translated to MASPAPFTLCRILRGERTYYYALFREPDTGKRTNKKSVEMLRKRLGIFETTPIKRRDEAIRICYKALDAGIIFSEETEQTLISYLRDFYTWETSEYAKRRNILDPGSISPDYLATRLNLLENHVFPRVYTNLLLSKVTLAELERIQLELVQEGAICNTTINMAMTTILVALREAQRKSLVPSSVVLSIQGLAAQHQERGILSEQELSTFMQYAKVHSEKRIYLACLLALLTGMRSGELRGLCLEAIGDGMITISQAYADRAGLKVPKGKRTRMVPCPTFVCDELRSLALENPFSQVHTLVFWSKKHGAFVSSHYFSERFQQELVRSGVFDKKTLQERNITFHSLRHMANTLLRGTVDEHVLRMTIGHTSEQLSNLYTHLSQRGLESVQLAQQNMILPLLESKS
- the smpB gene encoding SsrA-binding protein SmpB codes for the protein MKQDRNKFKLLQKNKKAYFNYEVIEDLECGISLAGTEVKSIRDGRFSFTDSYVSVDKLGLTLVGLTIQPYTHGNINNHEPNRNRRLLAHKAEIKRLKRKVIEKGFTLVPTSIYLKGNLVKVQISLCRGKQLHDKRAVVKERDLNRDTRRELKQLQY
- a CDS encoding SUMF1/EgtB/PvdO family nonheme iron enzyme, with protein sequence MKRRIELPEVDQVQLPHLFGLRPGVLILILLIIVLAAAIFFIAFFPGITKGGRYVTFHGQLSESGVVVDGSYVGAIGYQHFIESGNHEVVLMKGGIPYASYSLDVDHPVFLTWLFHRKLEAPLPSLSLDAERKMAINRFNLQEIADASAILSYDSVTRSRPLFTNLIQDVQALDFDQDRIDATIETALRFISNETMLLEAKAALEAVEMSDSMREIIRIAEQVLLHETDSGLGLASSVPSLLPEKRSLSYGDFHLSGFTYPSTSFVMGKETPSQYPEINEAGVSVNVPSFALGATEISQYQWALFLEDNPYWEKSNKDELMSKGLVDDSYMQGMTISSVFVTSRPVFNVSYYAAEAFCSWLSEKTGKEVFLPTEAMWSLAVLQQNELDYTTSLSPSPDISSGPVSLLGGVWELTQTPYIPLSRLSGYEESIALHNAFSLRMQPIVKGGSYLNDPQTITAHTVGVIEPDACGDQIGFRVAWYE